In Negativicutes bacterium, a genomic segment contains:
- a CDS encoding cell division protein SepF codes for MAGILSKFWNMIGLGDEEELEDDFEEESEVVAPIAQPLEKRSEGVRILSKTGNPAPTPPVGNGNSGNNLSIGNNVLTNNVVSMPPKGNTMMNGNENSRLVVYAPNRFEEVQVLVDHMKADRPVIVSLEGLDGDLARSMLDFICGATYALEGSMQKVSGNIFLVAPRDVDVSSNLKEALLARDSLVRKHDEKGEMS; via the coding sequence ATGGCTGGCATCTTAAGTAAATTCTGGAATATGATCGGCTTGGGTGATGAAGAGGAATTGGAGGACGATTTCGAAGAGGAAAGCGAAGTCGTGGCCCCGATAGCTCAGCCGTTGGAGAAAAGATCGGAAGGCGTCAGGATTTTAAGTAAGACGGGCAATCCTGCACCGACACCGCCAGTCGGCAATGGCAATTCCGGCAACAATCTTTCAATCGGCAATAATGTTCTTACCAATAACGTGGTGTCCATGCCACCGAAAGGAAATACGATGATGAACGGAAATGAAAACTCCCGCCTGGTCGTCTATGCTCCCAATCGTTTTGAGGAAGTACAGGTTTTAGTCGATCATATGAAAGCGGATCGACCGGTGATTGTATCATTGGAAGGTCTGGATGGCGATCTGGCTCGTTCGATGTTGGATTTCATTTGCGGTGCAACCTACGCTTTAGAAGGAAGTATGCAAAAAGTCAGCGGCAATATTTTCCTGGTAGCTCCCAGAGATGTGGATGTTTCTTCGAATTTAAAGGAAGCATTGCTGGCACGTGATTCCTTGGTTCGCAAACATGATGAAAAGGGAGAAATGTCATGA
- the ftsZ gene encoding cell division protein FtsZ, giving the protein MLEAQFDMHEITKIKVVGVGGGGSNAVDRMISAGLKGVEFIAINTDGQVLSHSLADQKLQIGFKLTHGQGAGGNPEIGFQAAEESRDEIQRILKGADMVFITAGMGGGTGTGAASVVAEVSKDMGALTIGVVTKPFAFEGRRRATQAEAGISHLREKVDALITIPNERLIKVIDKKTSLLDAFKMVDEVLRQGVQGISELIIVPAIINLDFADVSTIMRNSGSAIMGIGYGQGEGRATEAAKMAISSPLLEMSIQGARGVLLDIAGGPDFTLFETDEAAAIIAEAADPEANIIWGARIEEKLKDQVRITVVATGFDQSMPKTPYFDKNSRIEVQTQKGFAAKNVAPITEEALAGLSVPPFLQKK; this is encoded by the coding sequence ATGTTGGAAGCTCAATTTGATATGCATGAAATTACCAAAATAAAAGTAGTCGGTGTAGGCGGCGGCGGCAGCAATGCCGTGGATCGTATGATTTCTGCCGGTTTAAAAGGGGTTGAATTCATTGCCATCAATACCGATGGGCAGGTTTTATCGCATTCCCTGGCCGATCAAAAGCTGCAGATCGGCTTCAAGCTGACGCATGGTCAGGGGGCTGGCGGCAATCCGGAAATTGGTTTTCAGGCCGCCGAAGAAAGCCGCGACGAAATTCAGCGTATTCTCAAAGGCGCCGATATGGTCTTTATCACTGCCGGGATGGGTGGCGGTACCGGAACCGGCGCCGCTTCTGTTGTAGCGGAAGTATCGAAGGATATGGGTGCTTTAACGATCGGGGTGGTCACCAAGCCGTTTGCGTTTGAAGGACGTCGGCGCGCTACGCAAGCCGAAGCCGGCATCAGCCATTTAAGAGAAAAAGTGGATGCGCTGATTACAATTCCCAATGAACGGCTGATCAAAGTGATCGATAAAAAAACCTCTTTGCTGGATGCTTTTAAGATGGTAGATGAAGTGCTGCGCCAGGGAGTCCAGGGGATCTCTGAATTGATTATCGTGCCGGCCATTATCAACCTCGATTTTGCCGATGTTTCCACCATTATGCGCAACTCCGGTTCCGCCATCATGGGAATCGGCTATGGTCAGGGTGAAGGGCGCGCAACGGAAGCTGCTAAGATGGCAATTTCTTCACCGCTGCTGGAAATGTCAATTCAAGGCGCCCGCGGTGTTTTATTGGATATCGCCGGAGGACCTGATTTTACTTTATTTGAAACTGATGAAGCTGCCGCCATCATCGCCGAAGCGGCAGACCCGGAAGCGAATATTATCTGGGGTGCCCGCATTGAAGAAAAATTGAAAGATCAGGTCCGGATTACAGTGGTGGCTACCGGTTTTGATCAGTCGATGCCCAAGACACCTTATTTTGATAAGAACAGCCGCATAGAAGTGCAGACCCAAAAGGGGTTTGCCGCTAAAAATGTTGCTCCGATAACGGAGGAAGCACTGGCTGGATTAAGTGTGCCGCCCTTCCTGCAGAAGAAATAG
- the nrdR gene encoding transcriptional regulator NrdR: MNCPFCNTADSKVIDSRPIEEGTAIRRRRECIRCLRRFTTYEKVEEMAMVVVKRDGGREVFDRNKILNGLLKACEKRCIPMDTLNEMVNDIELELRNSLKQEIPSRVIGEAVMCRLKEVDSVAYVRFASVYRHFEDIDHFILELEKLNGEKKTEA, encoded by the coding sequence ATGAATTGTCCGTTTTGTAATACGGCTGATAGTAAAGTGATCGATTCCCGCCCGATTGAAGAAGGAACCGCTATCCGGCGCCGCAGGGAGTGTATTCGTTGCCTCAGACGGTTTACCACGTATGAGAAAGTAGAGGAAATGGCCATGGTGGTAGTGAAGCGGGATGGCGGCCGTGAAGTCTTTGATCGTAATAAAATCTTAAACGGCTTACTGAAAGCATGCGAGAAGCGCTGTATCCCCATGGATACGCTCAACGAAATGGTCAATGATATTGAACTGGAGCTGCGCAATTCACTCAAGCAGGAGATTCCCAGCCGTGTGATCGGCGAAGCAGTGATGTGCCGCCTGAAAGAAGTGGATTCGGTCGCTTATGTGCGGTTCGCATCGGTCTATCGCCACTTTGAGGATATCGATCATTTTATTCTGGAACTGGAAAAATTAAACGGTGAAAAGAAAACGGAAGCATAG
- a CDS encoding SMC family ATPase produces the protein MRPLKVVMSAFGPYAARTELDLQAFGGQGLFLISGDTGAGKTTVFDAIAFALFGEASGSTRSVDSLRSDFAEADCKTYVELLFVHKGKAYTIKRNPSYLRPKKHKNGFTTENAEAVLTMPDGGIITGAREVTAKITDLLGVDYKQFKQIAMIAQGEFLQLLLADSRTRGEIFRRVFNTEVFQTAQELLKEKEKAARRHCESNQQSILQYMAGILLTEEAENQPLAALQARQDVYSAEDVLSLLQEQNASDTRLQEQLLQESRKNEQAMALLIAQRTEAEFINQAFMDLYNAEARQKELAAEETDILLRKQELLVAEQALRLVRPLQLDFLREEKLSADLKQSVEELSAVVASQWTQTEYLRQIYQTEKSREPQREQLMAVLDQLEKTLPQYDAVSKLKQKMQQLTANKKQIQEDLQRLQQNQQSVLEQKSAFQVELDQLVSAEVELARCEQETQLLQNRETDLRQLQIKLLKFKALQAESEQLQQRYLAAEKLFQQAEADYNQKTSAFFREQAGILAATLEDGKACPVCGSLQHPQKAVASQGAPGETELNQAKQKSQNSRDKMQTASEAAAAKRTEMQSLQEFLLQDVQRCTAEEADFLSQAQLMEHTGLALTACREQTAKNQELRLRLQKAVERKALCRKNLILLEKTNTENTALMAEKEQLLQGLATELAAIFGELSVLQAALVFASREEAEAKAVLWRQEVTQLKTAVQAAEDNFNQAQAEWQSQQAVLADQRVRAAAAQVQSAETAAIYRKKRAECGFTDEQSYLQALRTEAEIKAIRESIELYQNEQKHLQQELLRLSQATKGKAKQDLSVLEREKASLSVQKNAIDSKAKTVTTRSGVNQTAAMALAKALQEQRFCQAEYLLISDLSKTANGNLVGKQKIAFEQYVQFAYFNQILAEANKRLRLMSGNRFELFRSEENGNLHTLTGLEIDVLDHYTGKLRSVKSLSGGESFKASLALALGLSDVIQSYAGGVEIDTLFIDEGFGALDAESLEQAIQTLNNLAMGNRLVGIISHVSELKERIDQQIIIKKSHTGSSISIKC, from the coding sequence ATGAGACCGCTCAAAGTCGTCATGTCTGCTTTTGGTCCATATGCTGCCAGAACGGAACTTGATTTGCAGGCTTTTGGCGGGCAGGGTCTTTTTTTAATCAGCGGTGATACCGGCGCCGGTAAAACCACGGTTTTTGATGCCATCGCTTTTGCTTTGTTCGGAGAAGCCAGCGGTTCTACCCGCAGTGTGGATTCTCTGCGCAGCGATTTTGCCGAAGCCGACTGCAAGACGTATGTGGAATTGCTCTTTGTCCATAAAGGAAAAGCATATACCATCAAGCGAAATCCCAGCTATTTACGTCCGAAAAAGCATAAAAATGGTTTTACGACAGAAAACGCAGAGGCAGTGCTGACCATGCCGGACGGCGGCATCATTACAGGCGCCAGGGAAGTCACCGCAAAAATCACAGATTTGCTGGGAGTCGACTACAAACAATTTAAACAGATCGCCATGATTGCCCAAGGCGAATTCCTGCAGTTATTACTGGCCGACAGCAGAACACGCGGTGAGATTTTCCGGCGGGTTTTCAACACGGAAGTATTTCAGACCGCTCAGGAACTCCTGAAGGAGAAAGAAAAAGCGGCCAGGCGTCATTGTGAGAGCAATCAGCAAAGTATTTTGCAGTATATGGCAGGGATTCTCCTGACCGAAGAGGCAGAAAACCAACCGCTGGCGGCGCTGCAGGCAAGACAGGATGTCTACAGCGCAGAGGATGTGCTAAGCTTGCTGCAGGAACAGAATGCCAGCGATACGCGGCTGCAAGAGCAATTGCTGCAGGAGAGCAGAAAAAATGAACAAGCCATGGCTTTATTGATTGCTCAAAGAACCGAGGCTGAATTCATCAATCAAGCTTTTATGGACCTGTACAATGCAGAAGCGCGTCAGAAGGAATTAGCGGCCGAGGAGACCGATATTTTGCTGCGCAAGCAAGAATTGCTGGTAGCTGAGCAAGCGCTTCGCCTGGTGCGGCCATTACAGCTTGATTTCCTGCGGGAAGAAAAACTCTCAGCTGATTTAAAGCAGAGCGTGGAAGAGCTGTCTGCCGTAGTGGCAAGTCAATGGACGCAAACGGAATATCTGCGGCAAATTTACCAGACAGAAAAGAGCAGAGAACCGCAGCGGGAGCAATTGATGGCTGTTTTGGATCAGCTGGAAAAAACACTGCCGCAATATGATGCGGTCAGTAAATTAAAACAAAAAATGCAGCAGCTGACTGCAAATAAGAAGCAAATTCAAGAAGATTTGCAGCGGCTGCAGCAAAACCAGCAGAGTGTGCTCGAGCAGAAAAGCGCTTTCCAGGTTGAATTGGATCAATTGGTATCGGCGGAAGTTGAGCTGGCGCGCTGCGAACAAGAGACACAGCTGCTGCAAAACAGAGAAACGGATTTACGGCAGCTGCAAATAAAATTGCTGAAATTCAAAGCCCTGCAAGCGGAATCTGAGCAGCTGCAGCAGCGGTATCTGGCGGCAGAAAAGCTCTTCCAGCAAGCGGAGGCCGATTATAATCAGAAAACGAGTGCATTTTTTCGGGAACAGGCAGGGATTCTGGCAGCTACTCTGGAAGACGGAAAGGCTTGCCCTGTTTGCGGTTCCTTGCAACACCCACAAAAGGCAGTGGCTTCCCAGGGAGCACCCGGCGAAACGGAATTGAATCAAGCAAAGCAAAAAAGTCAAAACAGCCGCGACAAAATGCAGACAGCCAGCGAAGCGGCGGCTGCGAAGCGGACGGAAATGCAGTCGCTGCAGGAATTTTTGCTTCAGGATGTACAACGCTGTACGGCGGAAGAAGCGGATTTTCTGTCGCAAGCACAGCTGATGGAACATACCGGTTTGGCGCTGACCGCTTGCCGGGAGCAAACAGCGAAGAATCAAGAGCTGAGGCTGCGTCTGCAAAAAGCGGTGGAACGCAAAGCGCTGTGCCGGAAGAATCTGATCCTATTGGAAAAGACCAATACGGAGAATACGGCACTTATGGCAGAAAAGGAACAGTTGCTGCAGGGGCTCGCTACCGAATTAGCTGCTATCTTTGGCGAACTGAGCGTTCTGCAGGCTGCTCTTGTTTTTGCTTCCCGTGAAGAGGCGGAAGCAAAAGCAGTCCTCTGGCGACAGGAAGTGACTCAACTCAAGACCGCTGTGCAAGCAGCAGAAGATAATTTCAATCAGGCGCAGGCAGAATGGCAGAGTCAGCAGGCGGTGCTGGCAGATCAAAGAGTCCGTGCCGCAGCGGCGCAAGTACAGAGCGCCGAAACCGCCGCAATCTACCGGAAGAAACGGGCGGAATGCGGTTTTACCGATGAACAAAGCTATCTGCAAGCCCTGCGGACAGAAGCAGAAATCAAAGCAATTCGGGAAAGTATTGAGCTCTATCAGAATGAGCAAAAGCATCTTCAGCAGGAATTGCTCCGGCTGTCTCAAGCTACCAAAGGTAAAGCGAAGCAGGATCTCAGCGTCCTGGAACGTGAAAAAGCGTCTTTGAGCGTACAGAAAAATGCGATCGACAGCAAAGCGAAAACGGTCACGACGCGTTCCGGAGTCAATCAGACCGCAGCGATGGCTTTAGCGAAAGCGCTGCAAGAGCAGCGCTTCTGTCAAGCGGAATATTTATTGATCTCGGATCTTTCCAAAACGGCAAATGGCAATCTGGTTGGCAAGCAGAAAATAGCATTTGAACAATATGTGCAGTTCGCTTATTTCAACCAGATTTTAGCGGAAGCAAATAAAAGACTGCGTCTGATGTCCGGCAATCGCTTCGAATTGTTCCGCAGCGAGGAAAACGGCAATTTACACACACTGACAGGTTTGGAAATTGATGTTTTGGATCACTATACCGGAAAATTGCGCTCGGTAAAATCCTTGTCCGGCGGCGAGTCTTTCAAAGCTTCCCTGGCATTGGCTTTGGGCTTATCCGATGTGATCCAGAGTTATGCCGGCGGCGTGGAAATTGATACGCTGTTCATTGATGAAGGTTTTGGTGCGTTGGATGCGGAATCGCTGGAACAGGCGATTCAAACGCTGAACAACCTGGCGATGGGTAACCGATTGGTCGGTATTATTTCTCATGTCAGCGAATTGAAAGAACGGATCGATCAACAAATCATCATCAAAAAAAGTCATACCGGCAGCAGCATCAGCATCAAATGCTGA
- a CDS encoding YggS family pyridoxal phosphate-dependent enzyme: protein MSSIQENVIQIQAEIEAACRRANRAANAVTLIAVSKTVGPEAVQQAIEAGLNHFGENKAQEFVVKAAAFPDAHWHFIGHLQTNKVRGIVHQAELIHSLDRLDLAAEIQKRAGGAPVHCLLEVNVAAESSKFGLKLDEVTTFCHSLSRFPAIMVDGLMTIAPAAGTPEEIRSVFRCLRQKREELQALRLAQIPCFWLSMGMTNDYPIAIEEGADFVRIGTGIFGKRSSQ from the coding sequence TTGAGTAGTATACAAGAAAACGTAATTCAAATTCAAGCGGAAATTGAGGCAGCCTGTCGCAGGGCGAATCGTGCAGCCAATGCAGTTACACTGATCGCGGTCAGTAAGACAGTCGGTCCGGAGGCAGTGCAGCAGGCAATCGAGGCCGGTCTGAATCACTTCGGTGAAAATAAAGCACAGGAATTCGTCGTTAAGGCGGCAGCTTTTCCTGATGCGCATTGGCATTTTATCGGTCATTTACAAACCAATAAGGTCAGGGGGATCGTGCATCAGGCAGAATTGATTCATTCTCTCGATCGCCTGGATTTGGCAGCGGAAATTCAGAAACGCGCCGGCGGGGCTCCGGTGCATTGCCTGCTGGAAGTGAATGTCGCGGCAGAAAGCAGTAAATTCGGTCTAAAATTAGATGAAGTTACAACATTCTGCCACAGTTTAAGCCGATTTCCCGCTATAATGGTGGATGGATTGATGACCATTGCTCCCGCTGCCGGTACGCCGGAGGAGATACGCTCGGTGTTCCGCTGCCTGCGGCAGAAAAGGGAGGAACTGCAGGCGTTGCGGTTGGCGCAAATTCCGTGTTTTTGGTTATCGATGGGGATGACCAACGATTATCCAATTGCGATAGAAGAAGGAGCGGATTTTGTCCGCATTGGCACCGGTATTTTTGGTAAACGTTCTTCGCAATAG